CCCACGAGATAGGTCATATAAAGAACAGAGATGTACTCGTAGCAACCATTGCAGCAACTATAGCCGGTGCTATCTCTTACCTCGTTAACATCTTGCAATGGTCCCTTATATTTGGTGGAAGTAGAGAAGAGGAAAACAAAAACCCGCTATCCTTAATAGCAGCTCTTGCCACCATAATCATAACACCCATAATAGCTACCATAATCCAGCTTGCTATATCAAGGACTAGGGAGTACCTGGCAGACGAAACAGGTGCTTACATATCTGGAGACCCACTTGCCCTAGCAAGTGCTCTTGAAAAGATCCATAACTATGTATACCAAATACCTGCAGAGGTAAACCAAGGTACGGCACACCTATTCATAGAGAATCCTCTTTCTGGACAAGGTTTATGGGAACTCTTCTCAACTCACCCACCCACGGAGAAGAGGATAGAAAGGCTCAAAGAAATAGCCAGGAAGATGGGGAAGGCGTATTAAAAGCTTGCCTTCTTCTCCGTACCTTTATAACCTACCATAGATTTTATAGCTAGAGCGAACTCTCTTATCTCTTTCTGCGCATGTCTGTCTTCTCTCAGGCTTATAAAGTTATCAAGAGAAATCCTAGGAACGGTCCAATAGAAGCGTGTCTTCATAAATTGAGGAAGAACACCCCGTGCAAGTTCTTTCGCAACCCCAACCTCCACAAGCCTGTTGTAAAGGTTCAAAGATTCCTTAAGATGTACTTCAATTAGGCTTAAGTATTCTTGTTGATTTTCTATAGGCTCATCCTCGCTAGCCTGCTTGTTGTACTTTGATTGTACCCTTAGGATGCTTGGTATGTAAAAGCTTATGTTATAAGAAGTGTACCTTCTGCTCACTTCGTTGAAAGACCCAAACCTATGCCTAAACCACTGCCTGGCTACAAAAAGAGGACACTCCACCACAAAGGTATAGTAATCCATGTCGGTATCTAACTCTAGGCTGTCCACAAGCCCTATCCATCCTGAAGAGGTTTCCATACGATTCTTTACAAAAGAGCTATCCAAGGTGTAGTTAGTGTTTTGTATATCCTGATTGGTCAGGAGGGCATAGCACGTGGGAAGCTTTTCTTTAACAGCTTCAAGCACCACCTGTGGAATAAAATTCACCGCCTTCATAAGGTTGCGTAGGTTCATCCATACGTACCCACCCGAGTAGTAAGCTTGAAACGTAGGGTTATCTACGGACGATATTAGGTTTAACCACTCTTCTTTTGAACCTTCAAAAGCTATCACCACATGCTCAAAAACGCTGGTATGTCTGTTCTCATAAAGATACTTAAGTAGAGCCTTATCCCTGTTTACATCCACTTCCTTATCATCCTTAGAGTAGGATACTCTTGCACACCTGACAATCCTTTGATCTGAACCCATTATGTATATTTTTCTTGGACTACTCAACATTTTCTATGCTGTAAGAGTAGGAGATATGAGCTTTTTCTTTGAGCATAGCATGAACGCTACAGTACTTTTCTAAAGACAACTTTATAGCATCCTCTACGGCTTTGGGGTTTATATTCTTGCCTACGATCGTGTAATGTATTTCTATCTTCTCGTAGTACCTTGGATGTTCGTCTCTTCTTAAACCTAACACATCTATCCTTATGTCCTTGACTTCCTGCCTTTTCTTTTTGAGTATGATGGATACATCCACCCCAGAGCATCCTGCCAAAGAAACTAGCAGAAGCTCCATAGGTCTGTGTCCCTTTTCTCCGACCAAAAGCTGCCCAAAAGATGTAGAAGCTACGTAGGTGTTCTCCTCTTCGGATAACCGTAGACTTACCCTTTTGCTTTCCATGGTCAGACGTTTGTATCGATCAAAAATAGAGGTTGCCCATACTCTACAGTTTCTCCATTCTCTACCAGTATCTTAACTACCCTCCCCGCTACGTCGCTCTCTATCTCGTTCATCACCTTTAGGGCTTCTATTATACACAGCACCTGTCCTGGAGAAACTATGTCACCCACTTCTACAAAAGGTGGAGCGCCAGGAGATGGTGATCTATAAAAGGTACCCACCAAAGGACTTCTTATAACATGCAGGTTTTTCTCCTCTGTGGGAACAGAAGGAACCATCACCTCCAACTGCTTATGTGTTTCCGGTTTAGCAGGCATACTAAACGCCTGAGGTTCTTCAACCTTATAGGTTTCTATTGTTATCTCAAAACCTTCCGCCTTTAGGGATAACAGCCTTATGTTGCTGTTCTTTACCTCCCTTATCAGCTCCTTTATAAGCTCCTTATCCATCACTTTACCCTTTCCACATAGCTACCAGTCCTTGTGTCCACACGTACTATATCTCCCTCGTTCACGAAGAAGGGTACCTGTATAACTGCACCTGTTTCAAGCTTAGCAGGTTTACTACCGCCTGCTGCTGTATCACCTTTAAAAGCAGGTTCTGTTTCTACCACCTTAAGATCTACATGTTTAGGAAGCTCTATACCCACAGGTTGGCCTTTGTAGAGGAACACTACAACCGTCATCCCTTCCTTCAGAAACTTGGTCTCTTCCTTTATGTTTTCATAAGGTACAGCTATCATATCGTAGGTGGTTTGGCTTATAAAGTAGTAGTTGTCACCGTCGTTGTATGAATACTCTGCAAACACCTGTTCAAAGTCTGCGAGTTCTATGGAGTCAGAGGATTTGTAGGTAAGTTCTATGGTGTTTCCCGTCTGCATGTTTTTGGCCTTTATCCTTACAAAGGCCTGCCCCTTACCCGGCTTAACGTGTTCGTAGTCTAAGACTCTGTACGGTTGCCCGTTATGTTCAATAAACATATCTCTTTGAATGCTGTTTATGTCGATTTTCACACCCATGTTTTTATTTTACCATGCATCCCCTATCTTCTTTCTCTTACTTACCTTAATTAATACTTATAGTGTTTTAGAAGAAGATGATGATAGGCCTTGAGTCCTGTAAACTCAACTTTTTAACAGATCCTTGAAAATCAATCGTTTGGTAATTTGAATTCCACACTCCATATCTAAAGTCTTTGATTCTCAAGGCTTTTCTGAAATAAAAATTGTACAGTAATTTCCTAGAGTTATGAAACATACTGGAAGTTTTTCACATCTTGTTGTGTAACTCCTATAAATACGTGAAATTTTTAAATGTACTTTCCTAATGTTATAGTGCAGAATGTGGAAAACTCATATGATCCTTGTGTATCAAAGCTTAGACCCTGTGAAAATCGTATGGTCCTAGAAAATCAACGCTTTGGCGATTTTATTTTCACATCCTGTATCCGAAGCTCTTGATTTTCTAAGTTTTTATGAAGTGAAAATTGTTCAACAAATTCCGAAACTTATAAAACATTCACAGGTTTAGGGTGTTTTCACATTTGAGTATGTGGAAAGTGTGAAAAGTATGTGGAAAAAGTATGTTTATAAGTTACCGATATTACGATATTTTCTACGAGTATGTGGAAATTGTTCAAGTTATTGAGAGTAAAGTTTTATACGTTTTTACATTATGTTAACATGGTGTATTTTTAGTGCCTTATTTACAGACATTATAAAATGAGGCGTGAGAATTATGATATATATCATAAATTGAACCCGTTGCTATTAAGATTACAGATAAGTATGTGAAAAAGTTAGAAGATTATGTTAACATGTCGAAGCTATACTTACAGCCTCTGCTATGTCTTTTTAGGAACTTAGCTTTATCAATTCAGCTCCGAGCCCATTCTTGATAAACTCTTTGACGAAGGGTACGCTGGAGTAAAGAATCTCCTCTTTAGTACCTATCTGTACTACTCTTCCCGACTGCAGAACCATTATCCTGTCAGATATGGAAAAGGCGCTTACAAGGTCGTGAGTAACCACTATGGAGGTTATTCCCGTTTTTTCTCTTAAGGAGAGAATAAGCTGGTCTATGAGCCTGCTCGTTATTGGATCAAGGCCGCTTGTCGGTTCGTCGTATATTATAAGTCTTGGATCTGTGGCTATGGCTCTTGCTATTCCTACCCTCTTCCTCATCCCTCCAGACAGCTCCGAAGGGTACAGGTCAAGTACCTCTTCTCCTAAACCTACAAGCTTTAGCTTCTCAATGGCGAGGTTCCTCAGTTCATCTTGGTTCCTGTCTGTCTTTTCAAGGTAATAGAAAACTACGTTCTCCCATACTTTTAAGCTGTCGAAGAGAGCAGCACCCTGAAAGACATAGCCTATCTGCTTTCTTAGTTCATCCAGCTCCACTTTTTTGAGCGAAAGAAGGTCTTTCCCCAGCACCTCTACCTTTCCAGAGGTGGGTTGCCACAATCCTACTATACATTTGGTTATGGAGGTCTTACCGCTTCCACTACCGCCTACTATGGTGAATATTTCACCTTCTTTCACCTCGAAGGATATATCTTGAAGTATTATCCTCCCGTTTATGACCTTGGTTAAGTTCTCTACTTTTACCGCGTACATTCAGCCACCGCCTACTATGTGTACTATCTCTATCCGGTCTCCTTCCTTTAAGAAGACATCTTCGTACTGAGACTTGGGTACGACTGTCTGGTTTACTGCTATCGCCAGCCCCACGTTCCGTATGGGTATGTTTAAAAACTCCAGAAGACCCTTTATGGATAGACCTTGGGGTACTTCTCTTTCTTCGCCGTTTATGTAAACCTTCATAGTTAATTAATTTAGGCTCCGTACTTGGCAAGCCGTAGGGAGTGTGCTAGCATTAGGTTTATGAGCTTATACGCTGGGAATATGCCAAGCTCTCCCTTTAGAGCTTCCTTTTCTGTAAAGCGCTGGCTAGTTCCACCTAGCACGTAAGGGGACTTAAGGAGAACCGGGACGGGATGCCAAGAATGACCCTTGAGTACAGAAGGTGTTGAGTGGTCTCCTGTGATTACAAGCACATCGGGGTTGAGGGATAGTATGGAGGGCAAGGCTTCGTCAAACTCTTCTATAACTCGGACCTTCCCTTTGTAGTTTCCATCCTCTCCGTAAGAGTCTGTTTTCTTGATGTGTAAGAAAAAGTAATCGTAGTCTTTGTAAAGCTCTTCGAGCTTTTGGAGCTCCTCTTGTATACCGCCCTCTACTTTTACTACCTGCATGCCCACAAGGCTTGCAAGCCCCCTGTACATGGGATATACAGCTATGGCGCAGGCTCTTAGACCGAACCTTTCCTCAAAGTTCTTTATCTTTGGCTTTTGAGAAAATCCCCTGAGAAGAAGATAATTTGCCTTCTCTTCCTCCTTTAGAATCTCAGCCGCAAGCCTGACAAACTCTTTTGCTACCTCTGCTACCTTTTTTGCCTGTGGTGTAAGGGCCTTTGGTTCTAGGGCTTCAAGTCCCTCTTTCTGTGGATCTGTATCTGTAACCATGTCAGAACCTTCTTCTAAAGGTTCTGGGAACCTAAAGACTATGGCGCATCTGTGTTCCATACCAGACTCTATGAGAACTTCTACGTCACCTATCTTCCTTATATTCTCCTTAAGCTTCTGGGTTATCCTTCTGTTTTCTTCAGTGGGTATCCTCCCGGCTCTTCTGTCCACTACTATAGGTCTTCCCTGCTCGTACCTAACGGTTGCGTAGTTTGCCCTTATGGCTACATCTGTATCTCTAACTTCAAGCCCAAGTCCTAAAGCTTCCAGTATCCCTCTACCTATGTTGTGTTCGGCGGGGTTGTAGCCGAATAGTCCGAGGTGTCCTGGGCCACTACCTGGTGTTATACCGATGTCTACGGGTATGTGCATCCCAAGAGCCGAAACTTTAGCTAGTTTATCAAGGTTGGGCGTGTGTGCAAGTTCAAGCTCTGTCTTACCGTCCTCCACGGGAAGACCACCTATACCATCGAGCACTACCAGTATGAGCTTAGTGTTGTTCTGCTTTACAAGAGCTTCCAGCATGGATATAGATTATATCAACGTACTCCAAAAAGCTCCTGTTACACACCACTCTACCGTTCTTGTATAGGATGAGTACTCCAAACTCTGGGTATTTGGTCATGAACTCCTCCAACTTTGAATCCTCCATAGCGTAAAGGCCAGTGGATAGTCCATCGGTTATACCACAATCCTTGTAAGCTACCGTTACCTGCGTTATATTGTTCGGCTTACCGATTATATGCTTCCTAAAGTAGTTTCCTGATGTGGAAAGGCACACATCTTTTCTGTTGATACCTTCAAGGAGAACTCCCCCAGTCATAGGGTCGTACACGGCTATCCTCCTCCTGTGCCCCCATATCTTCATGTCACCGGCTATGGATATAAAACCCCAGGGAGTGTTTAGCTTTTGGTAGGCACTCTCTACAGCGTAGCCTTTTCCGATGCCTCCTAGGTCTATGGCCATACCTTCCTTTTCTAGGAATACCTTCCCCTTTTCAAGCTTTATCTTCTTGTAATCTATAAGGGATAGGGCTTTATCCTTGGAGAGCAGGCCAAGCCTCTTGTAGTTTATGGTATAGGAGCCTACAGTTATGTCAAAGGCCCCATCTGTTAACTTAGAGACATAGATAGCCTCTTCTATGGCTCTGTAGGTTTCTTCCGATACATCCACAGGTTCTTTTCCAGCCATTCTGTTTATGCGCGACACTTCAGAATTTTCTATGTAGTCAGAGAGCTTTTCCTCTATGTCCCTTAAGTACCTATAAGCTTCGTAGACTTTGTCTTCAGGTAGGTCCACTATGGCGTAAGTTCCCATAAGATGGAACAGATGCACACCTGCTATGGCCGTGTAAGCTAAAAAGAGAAAGGTTATAATCCATACCATGGAAAAAGAAGTTATAGAGCTCTTGAAGGAGATTCAAGAAGATCTTAAAGATCCTTTTAACCCATACCCTCTAGAAGACAGGATGCTGCGCCTCTTGGAAGTTTTAAAGACTCTTCCAGGTGAAGATCTTTCTCAGATGCTTCCTATCTTTGAAGAGATAAGGAAAAACATAGAAGAAAACTATAGGATAGCTTTAGGATGGTTGGAGGAGCTAACAAGGTTTATGGAAAAAAGAGGTTTAGACTTAAGAGCTTAATCCTTCTTTTTCTTCTTTACACCCTTGCTTTTGGACTAGATGTTCAGAGCATAAACAGGCAGGCTTACTCTTCCGTAGTGTACATGGTAAAGGTTGAAGACTTTCCGGAGGAGATGGATGGCAGCCTAGTAAGGACATGGATCACGGAAGACAGATATCCAGAAGGACTTCTTTCCGAAGCGGATTATCAAAGGTTATGGAAAGCATGCTCCTTGGATAAAATACCCGATAGGGTTAAGGTATCCTTCGGCTGGACTTTAAGAAGAACGGACATGAAGATGTACCCTACGGATAAACCTGTTAGCAGAAAAGGTTCAAATATAGACTACAATCAGTACACGCTCCTTGAACCCTTCACTCCTCTTGCTGTGCTTAATGAAAGCGGTGGATGGCTCTACGTACACGCTCCTTTCATGAGGGGATGGGTTAAAAAGGAAGATGTGTACCTTTCATCCAAAGAGGAGCTCATAAAGGTAATTAGCCTACCCTTCTTGGTAGTAACAGCTCCAGAGAAGGAAATAGGTGGGCTCTCATGGAGCATGGGTTCAAAGCTTTATTACACGCGCAAAGATGGCGATAGATACCTTATCCTGATGCCCAACATGAAAAAGCTTTGGATAGAAAAAGATAACGATCTTCATGAAGGTTATCTTAGCTTTAGTGAAGAGATAGTAAAAAGGCTTCTTGTAGCTTACCTTGGTATGCCTTACAGCTGGGGTAAGCTCGACTGTTCTGCCTTCGTCAGGAATGTCTTTTTGGTGTTTGGAGTGGAACTTCCAAGGAACTCATCCCAACAGATGAGGGTAGGTAACTCTTACGGTTGTTGTTTTGCATCTTATGAGCAATTTAAGGAAACTCTACGAAGTTTACCTCCCTACAGAACTCTCATATTCATGAAGGGTCATGTTATGGTGTACGGTGGGTTTGAGAAGGGTCAACCTGTTGTATACCATGCCGTCCACTCCATAGTCCACGACGACAGTATCAAAAGGTATGTAGGAAAAGTTGTAAAAAACAGACTGGAGGAAGATTCTCTTAGAAACCTCTATTCTAAGGTCATTGATGTGAGGGTACTACCATAGGGTTCAACAGCCAGAACTAGGGGTTTTGCAGTTACAGAATGTTTGGAAAAAGCTTTACACATACCCTCCGCTACTTCCTTTGCTCTATCCTTGTGGCATAGGCTTGCTATGCTCGGACCGGCACCGCTTAGAAAAGCAGCATAAGCTCCAAATTCGTAAGCTGTTTGAATAACATCTTCAAATCCAGGGATGAGCTTAGATCTGTAAGGTTGATGAAGCTTGTCCTTTGTAGCTTCTTTCAGGAGATGGAGATTTCTAGTGACTACGCTAGCTATAAAAAGGCTTGCTCTTTGTATGTTGAATATAGCATCCTTTAGATCTACCTCACGCTTTAAAACAGCCCTTGCCTCTTCTGTAGAGAGTTCAAAGTCTGGTACTGCCAAAGCTACGTGTACTTCCTGTGGAAAGTCCAGCTTCACAAAGTAAACCTTCTCATCAACAGCACACACTACGAAACCACCCACCAGAGCTGGTAAAAGGTTGTCCGGATGCGGTTCAAACTCAAAGGCAACTGCAAGCTTTTCTTCCAAGGAGAGTTTTTTTCCATGTATTCCTTCAAAGGCCAAAAGACCACCCACTATGGCGGTAGAGGAAGAACCAAGACCCCTAGCCGTTGGAATACTGTTCTTTTGATGTAGCTTAAAGGGCATTTCTTTATATCCAAAGACCTGACACGCCCTCTTATAGACCCTTATAAACAGGTTTCTTTCGTCCCTCGGAAGATTTTTTCCTTCACCCTCCATTGTTACCGTGTAGCATTCTGCCACTTCTACCGTAAACTCGTTGTAAAGGCTTAATGCTAGCCCAAAGGTATCAAAGCCCGCCCCTAGGTTACTCGTGCTCGCAGGCACCCTTATGTAAAGCACCTTTATAGTTTACAACAAGGTATGCTATAATGGTAGTGAATAAGCTGAGTAGAGCACCATGAATATACTGAGTAAGATCCTTCAAGCTCTTGGTTTCTCCTCAGGTAACATAGGAATAGACCTAGGAACTGCCAACACAGTTGTTTACTTAGAAGGTAAGGGTATAGTACTTCAAGAACCCTCCATAGTGGCCATAGATACGAAGACTGGGCAAGTTATAGCAGTTGGTAAGGAAGCAAAAAGTATGTTAGGAAAAGCACCAGAGACCATACAGATCATAAGGCCACTTAGGGACGGTGTAATTACAGACTTTGAAGCCACAAGGGTTATGCTTTCTAGCATAATAGAAAAGGTTCTTGGAAGAAGGCTTTTTAAACCAAGACCTTTAATAGTGGTGGGCGTTCCCTCTGGCGTTACACAGGTGGAAAAAAGAGCAGTAATAGATGCGGCAAAAGCTGCTGGTGGTAGGGAAGTATATCTTATACCCGAACCTATGGCCGCAGCTATAGGTGCCGGTCTTCCCATTGAAGAACCGGTAGGCAACATGATCGTGGACATAGGTGGTGGTACTACTGAGATAGCAGTCATATCCTTAGCTGGCATAGTAGTCTCTCATTCTATAAGGATAGCCGGTGATGAGATGACGGAAGCCATAATACAGTACATAAAAAGGAAACACCATGTGCTTATCGGAGAACAAACAGCAGAAAAAATAAAGATAGAGCTTGGCAATGCCATAAGGGATGATGAAGAGACAAGCATGGAGATAAAGGGTAGGGATGTGACTGGTCTGCCCAAGATCGTTAGGGTAACTTCCAGCGAAATAACGGATGCTTTAGAAGATACTATAAGCTCTATCATAAATGCCATAAGGTCAACTCTCGAAAGGACTCCTCCCGAACTTGCATCAGATATAGTGGAAAGAGGTATAACGTTAGCAGGTGGTGGATCATTACTTAAGAACTTGGATGTAAGGATAAACAGAGAAACAGGTATAGAAACTAGGTATTGTGAAGATCCTATAACAGCTGTAGCGAGAGGGGTAGGTAAGGTTCTAGACAACATGGAACTTATCAGAAAAGTATCCATGGAATGACACGGAAAGATTTCATTAAGTATGCAGTACTGTTGATATTTTCTCTCCTTCTTTACTTTGTAAACATACCTTTAGGAAGGGAACTCTTGAATCTTTTTCAAAGATTGACCCTTCCAGTGTATTACCTAAAGGCAAAAGTTTCTGATACTGTAAGTAACTATGTAAGAACTTACATACTGCTCGTTGATGCCAGAAGGGAGAACGAGCTTCTTAAAAGAGAGGTAGAGTCTTTAAAGCTCTACAAAGCACAGCTTGATAGTTGTAGAATAAGCCTCGAGAAGGTAGGAATTTCTACTGGCAATACGGGCAGCACAAGGTGTGGAGTAATAGGGTACGATCCAAAGGGTGAAGATAGTTTTATATACATAGACAAAGGTAGAAACGTTGGATTGGAAGATGGTTTTATAGTCTTTTACGGCGATAAGTTTGTGGGGTTGGTTCAGGATGTTTTCGGCGGACATGCAAAAGTCAGCACCACTTATTCAAACAAGCTTTTCATCTCCTGTATGCTTTTAAAACAGGACCCTAAAAACTACATATACAAGGGTGGGTTTCCATACGGTGAGCTTCTTTATGTAAACTGGGAGGATCCAGTGGAAGTAGGTGATACTGTAGTACTAAGAAGTCCGAAGGATAAAAGCATTCCGGCTTTTGTGATAGGTAAAGTGATTGCTGTAGAAAAGAAACAAGGTTTTTTCAAAAAAGTGCTAGTAAAACCCGATATAGATGTGAGAAGGTTAGAGTTTGTGTATGTTTTGGATAAAAAGCTATGAAGTTCTACTTTTTAGTCTTATTTATTATCCTTTTGCAGTCTATACTTTTAGTTGGGATATTTCCAAGCGTGCTGTATGTTCCAAATTTCCTTTTTATAATGCTTTTTGTAAAGGCTATCCAAAATGGAGATATACTTTCAAAGGCTTTTATTTCTAGTCTTCTACTAGATATCTTATATGATACTTTGGGTTGGGTAACAAGTTCTCATATGTTGTCTTTGTTTTTACTTAAACTCTTTAGGTCAAGGTTTGACATAGCTAGCAAACTATCTGTAGTTATACTTGGTTCTTTTTTTATACTGTTAGAGTTTTTAATCAGGTTTTTACTCTTTAGAATAAAGTATTACTATCCATTCCATACCGGATGGTTTATGTTTATGTACTTGCTGGACTTTGTTTATCTGGTATACATGTCTAGAAAAGTGTGACCAATACTAAAGCCCCTAAGGTTCTTATCTCATCCTTAAAGTCCTTTTACTATCTGATATTTCTAGCTGTTATTTCGTGTGTAAATTACTTTACACTGTAGTTTATATGATTTTGTCCTGGTAAAATATAGATCTGTGGATGGTGGCTTTTAGAGTGTACGTGGACGGTATAGTACAAGGGGTAGGGTTTAGAGCCTTTACAAAAAGGCTAGCAGAAAGCTACGGTCTTTCTGGATGGGTAAGGAACCTTCCAGACGGTAGGGTGGAGATCTTTGTACAAGGCGACAGGGATGTAGTATGGGAATTTCTCAAAGGAGTGTCTGAAGGCCCAAAACACGGGAGGGTAGACAGTCTTACCTTAATCAAGGAGGTACCTAAAGATGAAGATCTGGGTTTTAGCATTAGGTATTAGTCTGTTATCCATAGGTTACGCAAAGCAGACATGTACCTACTATGTGGTAAAAGAAGGAGATACACTAGAAAAAATAGCAAAGAATCAAGGAGTAAGCATTAAGGATGTAATGAAGGCTAACAAAGGTATAAACCCAGCTAGACTAAAACCAGGTACAAAGATATGTATACCATCCTCTGAAGCACATAAGAAGACAAAACTGAAAAAAGAGGGAAAAAAAGAAGAGGAAAGGTATGCTATCTACGTTGTTAGAAAGGGTGATACCATTGAAAGCATAGCTGAAAGCTTTGGAGTAAGCCCTAAAGAGCTCATCAGGGTAAACAAGCTCAAGTCAAGAAAGCTCGTAGTTGGCCAACAGATAAAGATACCACCAAGAACTGTTAAAGAATCATCTAAGAAAGAGTCATCCGCGGAGGTTACTGAAACTAAAGAAAAGTACACCTACTACATAGTGAAAAAGGGAGCAAGACTTGAGCATGTTGCAAAGGCTACTGGAGTACCTTTAGAGACTTTGGAAAAGCTAAACCCTGAGCTTAAAGGAAAGTGGCTAAAGAAGGGTCAAAAGGTGAAGATTCCAGTAACCCACGCAAATGTGGAATCTGAGGAAAAGATTAAATATAAGGTACATCGTGTCAGGAGAGGAGAAACTCTTCAGTCTATAGCTAGAAAATACGGTGTTTCTGCAGAAGAGCTTGCGAAACTAAACGGTTTAAGGAAACATACAAGGTTACATGCAGGTCAGAAAATAAAGGTACCTATCAAGGTTACGACAGAGCCGGAGAAACCTAAAGTACAACCTGAAAAACTTCCAGCTCCACCTGTGGTAAAGGAAGCACCAGCAGAAAAGCCTGTTAGTTCTTCTACAATAGGAAGTTTACCTATGCCCGTGAGCGGAAAAATTCAGAAGGTAGCTAACGGAGTGGACATACAGGCGGAGTGTGGCAAACCTGTTAAAGCTGTGGCTGACGGTAAAGTAATATACAGCGGCAATGACCTTCAGGCTTACGGAAACATGATAATAATCCAACACGACAACTTTATAAGTGTGTATGCCTACAACCAAGAGAACCTTGTAAAAAGGGGGGATAGCGTAGAGAAGGGTCAAGTCATAGCCAAAGTGGGAAAGAAGAATGGCTCAGACGAATGTTTACTACACTTTGAGCTTAGGAATAAAGATGGTGCACCTGTAGATCCTACAGAACACCTTAAACCGTAGCATCTTCTTGGTATTCCTCTATGATTATATGCGTCCCTTGTTGG
The DNA window shown above is from Thermocrinis minervae and carries:
- a CDS encoding ABC transporter ATP-binding protein; amino-acid sequence: MYAVKVENLTKVINGRIILQDISFEVKEGEIFTIVGGSGSGKTSITKCIVGLWQPTSGKVEVLGKDLLSLKKVELDELRKQIGYVFQGAALFDSLKVWENVVFYYLEKTDRNQDELRNLAIEKLKLVGLGEEVLDLYPSELSGGMRKRVGIARAIATDPRLIIYDEPTSGLDPITSRLIDQLILSLREKTGITSIVVTHDLVSAFSISDRIMVLQSGRVVQIGTKEEILYSSVPFVKEFIKNGLGAELIKLSS
- a CDS encoding zinc metalloprotease HtpX, translated to MGYMIRSALLLGLLTGLFLFVGHMIAGKTGMLIALIMAGIMNFIAYFFSSKIVLAMYGAREITEEEAPWLHRIVEELARNANIPKPKIYLVPMEQPNAFATGRGPSDGAVAVTSGILQLLDERELRGVLAHEIGHIKNRDVLVATIAATIAGAISYLVNILQWSLIFGGSREEENKNPLSLIAALATIIITPIIATIIQLAISRTREYLADETGAYISGDPLALASALEKIHNYVYQIPAEVNQGTAHLFIENPLSGQGLWELFSTHPPTEKRIERLKEIARKMGKAY
- a CDS encoding FAD:protein FMN transferase, which produces MVWIITFLFLAYTAIAGVHLFHLMGTYAIVDLPEDKVYEAYRYLRDIEEKLSDYIENSEVSRINRMAGKEPVDVSEETYRAIEEAIYVSKLTDGAFDITVGSYTINYKRLGLLSKDKALSLIDYKKIKLEKGKVFLEKEGMAIDLGGIGKGYAVESAYQKLNTPWGFISIAGDMKIWGHRRRIAVYDPMTGGVLLEGINRKDVCLSTSGNYFRKHIIGKPNNITQVTVAYKDCGITDGLSTGLYAMEDSKLEEFMTKYPEFGVLILYKNGRVVCNRSFLEYVDIIYIHAGSSCKAEQH
- a CDS encoding NlpC/P60 family protein, with the translated sequence MVGGANKVYGKKRFRLKSLILLFLLYTLAFGLDVQSINRQAYSSVVYMVKVEDFPEEMDGSLVRTWITEDRYPEGLLSEADYQRLWKACSLDKIPDRVKVSFGWTLRRTDMKMYPTDKPVSRKGSNIDYNQYTLLEPFTPLAVLNESGGWLYVHAPFMRGWVKKEDVYLSSKEELIKVISLPFLVVTAPEKEIGGLSWSMGSKLYYTRKDGDRYLILMPNMKKLWIEKDNDLHEGYLSFSEEIVKRLLVAYLGMPYSWGKLDCSAFVRNVFLVFGVELPRNSSQQMRVGNSYGCCFASYEQFKETLRSLPPYRTLIFMKGHVMVYGGFEKGQPVVYHAVHSIVHDDSIKRYVGKVVKNRLEEDSLRNLYSKVIDVRVLP
- the thyX gene encoding FAD-dependent thymidylate synthase, which produces MGSDQRIVRCARVSYSKDDKEVDVNRDKALLKYLYENRHTSVFEHVVIAFEGSKEEWLNLISSVDNPTFQAYYSGGYVWMNLRNLMKAVNFIPQVVLEAVKEKLPTCYALLTNQDIQNTNYTLDSSFVKNRMETSSGWIGLVDSLELDTDMDYYTFVVECPLFVARQWFRHRFGSFNEVSRRYTSYNISFYIPSILRVQSKYNKQASEDEPIENQQEYLSLIEVHLKESLNLYNRLVEVGVAKELARGVLPQFMKTRFYWTVPRISLDNFISLREDRHAQKEIREFALAIKSMVGYKGTEKKASF
- a CDS encoding OsmC family protein produces the protein MESKRVSLRLSEEENTYVASTSFGQLLVGEKGHRPMELLLVSLAGCSGVDVSIILKKKRQEVKDIRIDVLGLRRDEHPRYYEKIEIHYTIVGKNINPKAVEDAIKLSLEKYCSVHAMLKEKAHISYSYSIENVE
- the accB gene encoding acetyl-CoA carboxylase biotin carboxyl carrier protein, with translation MDKELIKELIREVKNSNIRLLSLKAEGFEITIETYKVEEPQAFSMPAKPETHKQLEVMVPSVPTEEKNLHVIRSPLVGTFYRSPSPGAPPFVEVGDIVSPGQVLCIIEALKVMNEIESDVAGRVVKILVENGETVEYGQPLFLIDTNV
- the thiS gene encoding sulfur carrier protein ThiS, which codes for MKVYINGEEREVPQGLSIKGLLEFLNIPIRNVGLAIAVNQTVVPKSQYEDVFLKEGDRIEIVHIVGGG
- a CDS encoding 2,3-bisphosphoglycerate-independent phosphoglycerate mutase, with translation MLEALVKQNNTKLILVVLDGIGGLPVEDGKTELELAHTPNLDKLAKVSALGMHIPVDIGITPGSGPGHLGLFGYNPAEHNIGRGILEALGLGLEVRDTDVAIRANYATVRYEQGRPIVVDRRAGRIPTEENRRITQKLKENIRKIGDVEVLIESGMEHRCAIVFRFPEPLEEGSDMVTDTDPQKEGLEALEPKALTPQAKKVAEVAKEFVRLAAEILKEEEKANYLLLRGFSQKPKIKNFEERFGLRACAIAVYPMYRGLASLVGMQVVKVEGGIQEELQKLEELYKDYDYFFLHIKKTDSYGEDGNYKGKVRVIEEFDEALPSILSLNPDVLVITGDHSTPSVLKGHSWHPVPVLLKSPYVLGGTSQRFTEKEALKGELGIFPAYKLINLMLAHSLRLAKYGA
- the efp gene encoding elongation factor P, with amino-acid sequence MGVKIDINSIQRDMFIEHNGQPYRVLDYEHVKPGKGQAFVRIKAKNMQTGNTIELTYKSSDSIELADFEQVFAEYSYNDGDNYYFISQTTYDMIAVPYENIKEETKFLKEGMTVVVFLYKGQPVGIELPKHVDLKVVETEPAFKGDTAAGGSKPAKLETGAVIQVPFFVNEGDIVRVDTRTGSYVERVK